A single window of Anopheles moucheti chromosome 2, idAnoMoucSN_F20_07, whole genome shotgun sequence DNA harbors:
- the LOC128298578 gene encoding uncharacterized protein LOC128298578, which translates to MSKRSKQTGNFYKKRTRLLNEAASSVDALNITLEAASTTIWPELGVEITQQDLESLFASCSSATGAVGSIRSNTIDNTIEIEDMDVSTEEGIDADATYHFMNNLNLKDALVHLITLVRASRFLTEGFLAILRKYFNAKVPKTKRTLLKTPSQIGSEIKSIQGGHLWYHGIEKVLLKYFE; encoded by the exons ATGTCGAAGCGTTCTAAGCAGACTggaaatttttataaaaaacgAACTAGGTTGTTAAACGAAGCTGCAAGTAGCGTCGATGCTTTAAACATCACACTAGAAGCAGCTTCGACCACTATATGGCCTGAACTAGGAGTGG AAATTACGCAACAGGATCTTGAATCTCTGTTTGCATCATGCAGTTCTGCAACTGGAGCTGTCGGTAGTATTAGAAGTAATACTATCGATAATACGATAGAAATCGAGGATATGGATGTATCCACCGAGGAAGGTATTGACGCAGATGCCACATATCATttcatgaataatttaaatttgaaagaTGCACTTGTGCATCTTATAACTCTGGTCCGTGCATCTCGCTTTTTAACCGAAGGGTTCCTTGCAATTTTGAGAAAGTACTTCAACGCAAAAGTACCCAAAACTAAACGAACCCTTTTAAAAACGCCCTCCCAAATTGGATctgaaatcaaatcaattcaaGGGGGCCATTTATGGTATCATGGCATTGAAAAAGTCCTTCTGAAATATTTTGAGTAA